The Salegentibacter mishustinae genomic interval GCCTATTTTGATATCATTGTTCATGAAATTATAAAAGAAGAAGGCATCGTAGATAAATTCCTGGGAGATGCTGTTATGGCCGCGTTTAAAGGAAAATTTCATCTGGATAGGGCAATGGATGCCTGCCTCTCGATTAGAAAAGCAATTCATAAATCAGATATTTCAATTGGATCGAAAACCTACAAACCAGAAGTTTCCATTGGCATAAACAGCGGTGAGATGGTATGGGGCAACATAGGATCTGCTACATTAAGAAGACTTGATTATACAGTTATTGGGGATGCAGTAAACGTAGCAGCCAGGTTACAGGAGGCAGCTAAAAAAGGCCAGATTCTTATAAGTCAATCCAATTATGAAAAAGTAAAGGAATCTTTTTGCTGTAATCTGGTAGCTGAAATAAAAATGAAAAATAAGGAAAAACCCCTAACTGTTTATGAAGTCCTGAGTTAAGAATAATCCTTTAAAAAATAAAAAACATGCATTTTATTCTAGAAATTGAGCGACCACATTTTTAAATGAGTAGCTCTAAAAAAATAAATTGGCATTCTATATGTTCACTGCACTCCATTCTCTTCACAGTACTTGGAGTTCTCTTTGCGGTGGTGGGGCTGAAGGGATTTCTTGTTCCAAACAACTTCCTCGACGGCGGGGTGACCGGGATCTCTATTCTTTTGTTAGGAATAAGTCCACTTCATATTAGTTTGTTATTACTGATCTTCAATTTGCCTTTTGTGATTATAGGATTTAAGAAAATTGGCTACACATTTGGAATTCATGCAGGTATAGCGATTTTGCTACTTTCTGCCGGAATGTATCTATTAGAAATCGAAGTATTTACTGAAGATAAAGTGCTTATCGCAATTTTTGGAGGTTTTTTCATAGGGCTCGGGATTGGTTTTGTTTTAAGGGGCGGAGGAGTTATAGATGGACTCGAGGTCATCGCCCTACACACCGAAAAAAAGTCGGCTTTCACTTCAGCAGAGATTATTTTGACCCTTAACATCCTAATTATTATGGGAGCCGCATACCGGTTTGGTATCGAAACGGGGATGTATTCTATTCTTGTTTATTACACAGCCATGCTAACCACCAATTACGTTGTTGAAGGGTTTGAGGAATTTACAGCTCTCAATATTATTTCCAAAGATGCAGCCGAAATCCAAAATATGATTGCAAACGAGTTTGGAAAAGGGATCACTATATTTAAAGGGGAACGTGGCTATCTCCCAAAACTTCATAAGAAAAAAACAGATTGTGATATTATAGTAACCGTGGTGACACGCCTGGAAATCCACCGGATTAAAAATTCAGTGATGAAAATAGATCCCCAGGCATTTATCTTTGTAAACACGATAAAAGAAGTAAATGGCGGATATTTAAGTAATACAATAAAGGAAAAGTATTAACCAATTAAAATTAAATTTATGAGTAGTACAGATCGTATCGATTGGAAATCCATTTTTTCCCTATCTTCAATGATGTATACCATATTGGGGGTGTTTTCTGCCCTGATTGCGTTGCAGGGGTTTATGATTCCTAACCATTTTCTGGATGGCGGTATAACAGGGATTTCCATTTTAATTGAAGAAGTTTTCCACATTCCCTTCAGCCTACCTTTTATACTTTTAAACCTTCCGTTTATCTTTATGGGGTTTAGAAAAATCGGAAAAACTTTCAGTGTAAATGCTTTAATAGCAGTTATACTTCTTGCAGTACTTATGACGTTCATCACCTTTCCCCAAATTACCAGCGACAAGGTGCTTATAGCGGTTTTCGGAGGGTTTTTTATTGGACTGGGAATAGGTTTAGTTATACGGGGCGGCGGGGTTATAGACGGGTTGGAAATCATTGCCCATTATACCAATAAAAGAATTGGTTTCTCAACCAGTGAAATTATTATGACCATTAATACCCTGCTTTTTATTGGAGCGGCTTTTGAATTTGGAATTGAAACAGCCATGTATTCTATTCTTGTTTATTTTACAGCCATGAAAACTTCAGATTATGTAGTTGATGGATTTGAAGAATTTACGGCTTTAACTATTATTTCAAAGGAATTTGAAACGGTAAAATCGGTGATCGTAAATGATTTTGGTAAAGCCGTAACCGTTTATAAAGGAGAAAGAGGTTATCTTCCCTCCAGTTATGATATAAAACAGGATTGTGATATTGTGATGACTATAGTAACGAGAATAGAAATACACAGGATCAAAGAGGTTATAAAGGAATTGGATCCCAACGCATTCTTTTATGTACAAAGGATAAAGGAAGTTAAAGGAGGATTAGGTAAACATAATAGCATGCAGCATTGAGCAAGATTCTATTTGAAAATATTTATAAGAAAATTATTTCCAGATTAGATCAGGAACTTCCCGGGTCGCTTGTCTACCATAACGTAAATCACACAAAATATGTCTTGGAAAAGGCAGTGAAACTTGCTGCAAGTGAAAACATAACCGGGAGGGAACTCGAACTTATAAAAATTGCTGCTTTATATCATGACACGGGATTTTTGCTTAGTCATATAGAGCACGAGAATCTGGGATGCCTAATCGCCTCAAGAGACCTGCAGGAATTATTTTTAGACCCAGTAGAAATTGATATGATATGTGGCATGATAGCCGCAACAAAAATTCCGCAAAGACCAAAGAATATTTTTGAAAAGATAGTCGCAGATGCTGATTTGTTTTATCTGGGAACTCCTAATTATAATCAGTTTAGCAAGAAACTTTACAAAGAATTAAAGCATTTTGATCCTTCCATCAATGATGAAAAGTGGTTAAAGATACAGGTCAATTTTCTTTCATCTCACAGCTATCATACAAAATATGGTAAGGAAATCTTGGAACCGGTTAAAAGAGACATTTTAAACTCTCTATGTTTAAGGTGAAAACTAAGCTTTTTAGGAATTTTAAGCTGGTCTACAATTTCTTTTAAATAGCTATTTGTATTGCTATACGCCGGTAATAGAAATTCTGAAGTTGGGTTTTCATATTTATCCATTTATTCACTGAAGTTTTCATTTTCAGGCTCATTTCAGCGCATTTTCCATTTACCGTCATACGGGCGTAAATGGATAATTCTTTTTTGTTTCGGTTGAGTTTTCTTGTAAAGAAAAGTACAGAGAATGTAGTAAAATCAGGCATTTCGAATGTCTTTAAATTAAACAATACGTAATAAAGACGAAGGTCAAATCAATCTAATGATCATTCTAAGATAGTGAAATGCTGGAAAGAAAGTATTCACCGAATCATTCACTGGATAGGGTGATATCAAACCATATCAAATGATATCGTAAAAACAAAAAACACTGAAAATCAATAGATTAACAGTGTTTTTATATCCTTTTAAAGAAGGTTCGTCGGGGTGGCAGGATTCGAACCTGCGGCCTCCTGCTCCCAAAGCAGGCGCGATAACCGGGCTACGCTACACCCCGAGTAATTTCTTAATCGCGCTCGGCGCGATAATTGGGAAGATTTATTTTAGCTAAACCCATAAATAAACCACAAAATTAATAGTCTAAACTATTAACGGAAATTTTAGCCTTTTCCGATCCAAAACACTCTTTAAAAAGCAGTCCGGGAGACGGAGGAAGATTATCCCTATCTTTTCCATAAGAAAAGGAGAATAAAAATCCGCAGACTAAAAAATCTTGCGGAGAGACCGGGATTCGAACCCGGGCATCCAAAAAGGATGACAGCTTAGCAGGCTGCTGCATTACCACTCTGCCACCTCTCCAATTTTAAAGAACGCGCAAACAATTTTGCGGTTGCAAATGTAACTTTTACTTACTTACCTTCCAAACTTTTTTGGGCTAAAGAACAGAATAAAATTCGCCGTTTTTTTTAATCGCTTTGACATCAGAAATTTAAGCTTAGAAATTTCTAAATATTTATTTCTTCCCGATCTATCATACGGGCTATATTTCCAATAATTCGTTGATGATTCTTCACAAAAGGATTATTTTTATCCCAAACATATCCCGCCAGAACCGCACAAATTTGCTCTCTAATATCGGTTCTGGGATTCTCGTGAAAAAATAATTTCTGTAGATTCCCGGTGTACCATTCTTTTACGTAACTACTGAATACAGAGATACCGGCTTGCATATATTCCGCATAATCTTTCTCCCAATCAACTTTTTTACCTTCTACTTCAAGTTTAGTCAATTTAGCGGCTCGCAAACCAGATTCGGTGGCAAAGGCAACTCCAGAAGAGAAAATAGGATCAAGAAATTCTGCACTGTTCCCGGTTAATGCAAATCCTTTGCCATAGATCTTTGTTACGTTTCGGGAGATATTCGGCAACTTAACCGGTTCAAATAAAAAAGGATAGGAGTTAAACCTGTTGTTATAATATTTCAGATTTTTCAACATCTCTTTAAAGGCAACCGAATTATTTTCACTGAAACCTTCAAACCATTCATTTTCACTTACAAAACCAAGGCTTGAATTTCCGTTAGAAAAAGGAATATACCAGAACCAGGTTTTAGTATCTAAAACTTCAAAGGTAATAAGTTCACCTTCTTTGCCTTTTGGTCGATTGGTTTCTTTAATATGGGTGAATATGGAAGAATTACCGGAGATTTTTGGGGAAGCATTTAAATTTAATTGTTCTGCCAATACGCGACCGTTTCCACTCGCATCAATTATAAATTCAGCTTGTATTTCAATTTTTTCTTCAGAATTTATCACAACTTCGGTCAAAGATTGTTTTTCTTCAAAATTCACGTTTTTGACTTCCGCATTAAAATAGATCTTTACGCCTTTTCGTTGAATTTCATTCGCTAAAACCAGGTCGAAATCAGCTCTCGGAACCTGCCACGTCCAATCCCAGCCTTTTCCAAATTTTTCAGAAAAATCAAATTCGCCAAGTTTATCTTCTTTTATAAACCTGGCACCGAATTTCTTTTGAAATCCTTCGGCTTTTATAGCCTCTAATAATCCTGCTTCCTTAAAGTTTTCCATGCTTTTAGGTAACAGGCTCTCACCAATACTAAAGCGCGGAAATGAACTTTTTTCCACAACCAAACATTCTACACCTTGTTTTTGCAAATACCCGGCTGCGACCATCCCAGAAGGGCCGGCGCCAATAATTAAGATCTGTGTGTTGAGCTGTTTCATTTTTTGGACTTAGCCAACTTACGCTTGCTATGAATATTCGTTCTAAATCTAAAATAGGCAATTTAAAATACGGGCTAAATATAGTACATTTGTTAAGATTCTTAACAATTACGCGGTCTATGCTCCAAATCAATAACACCCTTAGCCTCGATGATTTTCATAAGGTTTTATTTGAAAATACTGAAATTAAGCCTACTTCAAAAACCCTTAAAAGAATTGATGCTAGTTTTAAGTTTTTAAAGGAGTTTTCTAAGAATAAGGTTATTTATGGCGTTAATACCGGTTTTGGGCCAATGGCCCAGTATAAGATCAAAGATAAAGATCGCATTCAGCTTCAGTATAACTTAATTAGAAGTCACGCTTCAGGCTCAGGAAAGGCAATGGAGCCGCTTTATGTAAAAGCTTTAATGTTGGCCCGTTTAAATACACTTTCCCTTGGAAAATCTGGTGTACATAGATCAGTGGCCGAGGTAATGCAGCAACTTATCAATAAAGATATTACCCCACTAATTTTTGAACACGGTGGAGTAGGAGCTTCAGGAGATTTGGTGCAGCTAGCGCATTTAGCATTAGTGTTAATTGGTGAAGGAGAGGTTTTTTATAAAGATAAACGTAGAGATACCAGCGAAGTTTTTTCCGAAGAAAATATTAGTCCGATAAAAATTGAAATTAGAGAAGGACTGGCTTTAATGAATGGTACTTCGGCAATGACCGGCATTGGAATTGTCAATATTATTTATGCCAAGCGATTGTTGAACTGGTCAGTTTTTTGTTCTGCAGCGATTAATGAAATTGTGCAGGCTTATGATGATCATTTATCTGAAGAACTCAATGCAGCAAAGAAACACCAGGGGCAGCAAAAGATTGCAGAAAAAATGCGAGATCATTTAAAAGACAGTAAACTCACTCGCGATCGTAACGAACATTTGTATAATGATGCGGCTGATAAAAACACTTATTTTAAAGAAAAAGTTCAGGAATATTATAGTTTGCGCTGTGTGCCGCAAATTTTAGGACCGGTTTACGACACCATAGAACATACCGCCAAAATCCTTATCGAAGAAGTGAATTCTGCCAACGATAACCCTATTATAGATGTGGAAAACAAGCACGTGTATCACGGGGGAAATTTCCATGGCGATTATGTAGCCCTGGAGATGGATAAATTAAAACTCGTGGTTACTAAACTATCTATGCTTGCTGAACGCCAACTCAACTATTTGCTCAATAATAAACTCAACGATATTTTACCACCTTTTGTGAATTTGGGAAAACTAGGGCTTAATTTTGGGATGCAGGGAGCCCAATTTACCGCGGTTTCTACCACGGCAGAAAACCAAACCTTGTCTAACCCTATGTATATTCATAGTATTCCCAATAATAACGATAATCAGGATATTGTGAGTATGGGCACCAATGCGGCAAATATTACAAAGACTGTTATTGATAATGCTTTTGAAGTGATTTCAATAGAACTCATTACTATTGTCCAGGCTCTACGTTATTTGAATTTCGACGATAAATTATCGAATAAAACCAGGCAGGTTTTAGAAGAAATGAACAAGATAATTCCTGAAATAAAAGAGGATTCTCCACTTTATAAAACTAATGCTGAAGTAAAAGAATACCTTAAAAATAACGAAGTTTATAAATAAAAAATGATTGCTTTTGCGAGCTTTTTTAATCTTAACCAGAAAATAAGAACTCAATGAAATACGCACTCATTACAGGTGCTTCCCGCGGAATTGGAAAAGCCATTGCTGTTAAACTTGCCAAAGAATTGCAATATAATATTTTGTTGAATTTCCATTCTAACATCGATGCCGCTAATGCCACAAAAGAACTGGTTGAGGCTGAAAATGTACACTGTGAATTGCTTCAGTTTGATGTTTCTGATACCAAAATGAGCGAAAATGTATTACAAGATTTCCGCAAAAATAATCCTGATGCAGAAATTGAAATCATTGTAAATAATGCAGGAATAACCAGAGACGGCCTTTTTATGTGGATGAAGCCTGAAGACTGGCATTCGGTAATCAACACCAGTTTAAATGGTTTTTATAATGTTACACAGCCTCTATTAAAAGATATGCTGAAAAGGCGCTATGGTAGAATCATTAATATTGTCTCACTTTCGGGCTTAAAAGGAAATGCCGGGCAGGTAAATTATTCGGCTGCAAAAGGGGCATTAATTTCTGCAACCAAAGCACTGGCAAAGGAAATTGGTAAAAGAAAAGTTACTGTAAATGCTGTAGCACCCGGTTTTATAACTTCAGATATGACAGCCGATTTTGATGAAAAAGAACTCAAGAAAATGATCCCATTAAATCGTTTTGGCGAAGCAGAAGAAGTAGCCGATTTAGTGAGTTTTTTGGCTTCTAAAAAAGCTTCCTATATTACCGGAGAAGTTATAAATATTAACGGCGGACTCTATTCTTAAATGGCAAAGTGGAAAGGAAAATCCAGGGGCAGCGTTTTAGGAATGAGGATTTATATTTTTATCCTAAAAAATTTCGGCCTTTATGCGTCCTATTTTGTTCTGCTTTTTGTGGCGCTTTACTTTGTTTTTTTTGCTTTTAATTCAACTGAAAGTGTCTACTTCTTATTTAAAAAGCATCTTGGTTACTCTAGAACCAAAGCTGTCTTGAACGTTTATAAAAGCTATTTTACCTTCGGAAAGATTCAATTAGATAGGGTGGCCATAGCT includes:
- a CDS encoding YitT family protein, producing MSSSKKINWHSICSLHSILFTVLGVLFAVVGLKGFLVPNNFLDGGVTGISILLLGISPLHISLLLLIFNLPFVIIGFKKIGYTFGIHAGIAILLLSAGMYLLEIEVFTEDKVLIAIFGGFFIGLGIGFVLRGGGVIDGLEVIALHTEKKSAFTSAEIILTLNILIIMGAAYRFGIETGMYSILVYYTAMLTTNYVVEGFEEFTALNIISKDAAEIQNMIANEFGKGITIFKGERGYLPKLHKKKTDCDIIVTVVTRLEIHRIKNSVMKIDPQAFIFVNTIKEVNGGYLSNTIKEKY
- a CDS encoding YitT family protein → MSSTDRIDWKSIFSLSSMMYTILGVFSALIALQGFMIPNHFLDGGITGISILIEEVFHIPFSLPFILLNLPFIFMGFRKIGKTFSVNALIAVILLAVLMTFITFPQITSDKVLIAVFGGFFIGLGIGLVIRGGGVIDGLEIIAHYTNKRIGFSTSEIIMTINTLLFIGAAFEFGIETAMYSILVYFTAMKTSDYVVDGFEEFTALTIISKEFETVKSVIVNDFGKAVTVYKGERGYLPSSYDIKQDCDIVMTIVTRIEIHRIKEVIKELDPNAFFYVQRIKEVKGGLGKHNSMQH
- a CDS encoding HD domain-containing protein translates to MSKILFENIYKKIISRLDQELPGSLVYHNVNHTKYVLEKAVKLAASENITGRELELIKIAALYHDTGFLLSHIEHENLGCLIASRDLQELFLDPVEIDMICGMIAATKIPQRPKNIFEKIVADADLFYLGTPNYNQFSKKLYKELKHFDPSINDEKWLKIQVNFLSSHSYHTKYGKEILEPVKRDILNSLCLR
- a CDS encoding NAD(P)/FAD-dependent oxidoreductase, coding for MKQLNTQILIIGAGPSGMVAAGYLQKQGVECLVVEKSSFPRFSIGESLLPKSMENFKEAGLLEAIKAEGFQKKFGARFIKEDKLGEFDFSEKFGKGWDWTWQVPRADFDLVLANEIQRKGVKIYFNAEVKNVNFEEKQSLTEVVINSEEKIEIQAEFIIDASGNGRVLAEQLNLNASPKISGNSSIFTHIKETNRPKGKEGELITFEVLDTKTWFWYIPFSNGNSSLGFVSENEWFEGFSENNSVAFKEMLKNLKYYNNRFNSYPFLFEPVKLPNISRNVTKIYGKGFALTGNSAEFLDPIFSSGVAFATESGLRAAKLTKLEVEGKKVDWEKDYAEYMQAGISVFSSYVKEWYTGNLQKLFFHENPRTDIREQICAVLAGYVWDKNNPFVKNHQRIIGNIARMIDREEINI
- a CDS encoding HAL/PAL/TAL family ammonia-lyase, with amino-acid sequence MLQINNTLSLDDFHKVLFENTEIKPTSKTLKRIDASFKFLKEFSKNKVIYGVNTGFGPMAQYKIKDKDRIQLQYNLIRSHASGSGKAMEPLYVKALMLARLNTLSLGKSGVHRSVAEVMQQLINKDITPLIFEHGGVGASGDLVQLAHLALVLIGEGEVFYKDKRRDTSEVFSEENISPIKIEIREGLALMNGTSAMTGIGIVNIIYAKRLLNWSVFCSAAINEIVQAYDDHLSEELNAAKKHQGQQKIAEKMRDHLKDSKLTRDRNEHLYNDAADKNTYFKEKVQEYYSLRCVPQILGPVYDTIEHTAKILIEEVNSANDNPIIDVENKHVYHGGNFHGDYVALEMDKLKLVVTKLSMLAERQLNYLLNNKLNDILPPFVNLGKLGLNFGMQGAQFTAVSTTAENQTLSNPMYIHSIPNNNDNQDIVSMGTNAANITKTVIDNAFEVISIELITIVQALRYLNFDDKLSNKTRQVLEEMNKIIPEIKEDSPLYKTNAEVKEYLKNNEVYK
- the fabG gene encoding 3-oxoacyl-ACP reductase FabG, encoding MKYALITGASRGIGKAIAVKLAKELQYNILLNFHSNIDAANATKELVEAENVHCELLQFDVSDTKMSENVLQDFRKNNPDAEIEIIVNNAGITRDGLFMWMKPEDWHSVINTSLNGFYNVTQPLLKDMLKRRYGRIINIVSLSGLKGNAGQVNYSAAKGALISATKALAKEIGKRKVTVNAVAPGFITSDMTADFDEKELKKMIPLNRFGEAEEVADLVSFLASKKASYITGEVININGGLYS